A single genomic interval of Rhodopseudomonas palustris harbors:
- the rimO gene encoding 30S ribosomal protein S12 methylthiotransferase RimO, whose translation MQQATAPKISFVSLGCPKALVDSERIITRLRAEGYELARKHDGADLVIVNTCGFLDSAKQESLAAIGEAMATNGKVIVTGCMGAEPEQIEAAYPGVLSITGPQQYESVLEAVHRARPALHNPHLDLVPPQGVRLTPRHYAYLKISEGCNNRCSFCIIPKLRGDLVSRPAGDVLREAEKLVAAGVKELLVISQDTSAYGVDVKYAESPWKDRAVRAKFLDLASELGELGAWVRLHYVYPYPHVDEVIGLMADGKVLPYLDIPFQHASPDVLKLMKRPAAQDKTLDRIKRWREQCPDLALRSTFIVGFPGETERDFEFLLEWLDEAEIDRLGAFKYEPVAGAPSNALPDQIADEVKQERWNRLMARQQAISARRLKRKVGTRQQVIIDEIGPTVAKGRSKADAPEIDGAVYLSSRRPLRVGEIVTAKIDRADAYDLHGTVAGF comes from the coding sequence ATGCAGCAGGCCACCGCGCCCAAGATCAGTTTTGTTTCGCTGGGATGCCCCAAGGCCCTGGTCGATTCCGAGCGCATCATCACCCGGTTGCGCGCCGAGGGCTACGAGCTGGCGCGCAAGCACGACGGCGCGGACCTCGTCATCGTCAACACCTGCGGCTTCCTGGACAGTGCCAAGCAGGAATCGCTGGCGGCGATCGGCGAAGCGATGGCGACCAACGGCAAGGTGATCGTCACCGGCTGTATGGGCGCCGAGCCTGAGCAGATCGAGGCCGCCTATCCCGGCGTGCTGTCGATCACCGGCCCGCAGCAATATGAGAGCGTGCTCGAGGCGGTGCATCGCGCCCGGCCGGCGCTGCACAACCCGCATCTCGATCTGGTCCCGCCGCAGGGCGTGCGGCTGACGCCGCGGCACTATGCGTATTTGAAGATCTCAGAGGGCTGCAACAACCGCTGCAGCTTCTGCATCATCCCGAAGCTGCGCGGCGATCTGGTATCACGCCCGGCCGGCGACGTGCTGCGCGAGGCCGAGAAGCTGGTCGCCGCCGGCGTCAAGGAGCTGCTGGTGATCTCGCAGGACACCTCGGCCTACGGCGTCGATGTGAAGTACGCAGAGAGCCCGTGGAAGGACCGTGCCGTCCGCGCCAAATTCCTCGATCTGGCCAGCGAGCTCGGTGAGCTCGGCGCCTGGGTGCGGCTGCACTACGTCTATCCGTATCCGCATGTCGACGAGGTGATCGGCTTGATGGCGGACGGCAAGGTGCTGCCTTATCTCGACATCCCGTTCCAGCACGCCAGCCCCGACGTGCTGAAGCTGATGAAGCGCCCGGCCGCTCAGGACAAGACGCTCGACCGGATCAAGCGCTGGCGCGAGCAGTGCCCGGATCTGGCGCTGCGCTCGACCTTCATTGTGGGCTTCCCCGGCGAGACCGAGCGCGATTTCGAATTCCTGCTCGAATGGCTCGACGAAGCAGAAATCGATCGTCTCGGCGCGTTCAAATACGAGCCGGTCGCCGGCGCACCGTCCAACGCCCTGCCCGATCAGATTGCGGACGAGGTCAAGCAGGAGCGCTGGAACAGGCTGATGGCGCGGCAGCAGGCGATCTCTGCCCGCCGGCTGAAGCGCAAGGTCGGCACCCGTCAGCAGGTGATCATCGACGAGATCGGCCCGACCGTTGCCAAAGGCCGCTCCAAGGCCGACGCGCCGGAGATCGACGGCGCCGTCTATCTGTCGAGCCGCCGCCCGCTGCGCGTCGGCGAAATCGTCACCGCCAAGATCGACCGCGCCGACGCGTACGACCTCCACGGGACCGTGGCGGGGTTCTGA
- a CDS encoding LysR substrate-binding domain-containing protein, translating to MLAPLDLRLLQTFIVLVQTGSFSETSRRLGRTQPAVSLQLNRLEEATGAPLFTKVGRKLVLTNHGELVLGYARTIMGLQDELRARLAAPKLDGVVVLGMPDLYAAYLLPGILADFRSAYPNVDVELKCALSSKLMASVERAEIDLAIVTGMPAFKVGELVAQEELVWVASERSSVHLENPVPLAMLPPGNIFRDFGLAALESIGRIWRLSCISESISGIQAAVFSGIAVSVVGKSSVLPGMRMLGRGDTFPALPKVDLVLYRSARSSNPAAEALASVIVRHFANSALAPAARFVRTQAGSGSHE from the coding sequence ATGCTCGCCCCACTCGACCTCCGCCTGCTGCAGACCTTCATCGTGCTGGTTCAGACCGGCAGCTTCTCCGAAACGTCGCGGCGGCTGGGCCGGACCCAGCCGGCCGTCAGCCTGCAGCTCAACCGGCTCGAGGAAGCAACCGGGGCACCGCTGTTCACCAAGGTCGGCCGCAAGCTGGTGCTGACTAATCATGGTGAGCTCGTACTCGGCTATGCGCGTACCATCATGGGCCTGCAGGACGAACTACGCGCCCGCCTCGCCGCACCGAAGCTCGACGGCGTGGTCGTGCTCGGGATGCCCGATCTCTACGCCGCCTATCTGCTGCCCGGCATCCTGGCGGACTTCCGCAGCGCTTACCCCAATGTCGATGTCGAGCTGAAATGCGCGCTGTCGAGCAAGTTGATGGCGTCGGTCGAACGTGCGGAGATCGATCTGGCGATCGTCACAGGCATGCCCGCGTTCAAGGTCGGGGAGTTGGTGGCGCAGGAAGAGCTGGTGTGGGTCGCCTCAGAGCGAAGCTCAGTGCACCTCGAAAACCCCGTGCCGCTGGCGATGCTGCCGCCCGGCAACATCTTCCGCGATTTCGGTCTCGCGGCACTCGAGAGCATCGGCCGGATCTGGCGGCTGAGCTGCATCAGCGAGAGCATCAGCGGCATTCAGGCGGCGGTGTTCTCAGGGATCGCGGTCAGCGTCGTCGGCAAAAGCTCGGTGTTGCCGGGGATGCGCATGCTCGGACGCGGTGACACCTTCCCTGCATTGCCCAAGGTCGACCTGGTGTTGTACCGCTCGGCCCGTAGCTCCAATCCCGCAGCAGAGGCCCTCGCCAGCGTGATCGTCCGGCACTTCGCGAATTCAGCGCTCGCTCCAGCGGCGCGTTTCGTGCGAACCCAGGCTGGCAGCGGATCGCACGAGTAG
- a CDS encoding ABC transporter substrate-binding protein, with the protein MHNSTRRHFIRLAVTATALAATSLTALAEDRVIKVGTLKLIHGITPYFYEKFVPAGVKVVVVPFESPTDGKNAVVTGSVDFGIFGLAAATLGGANGEPVVVVGAACNRGMAVVAGKDSGIASIKDLKGKKVAIWPGSTQEVVILDRLAAEGMSIKDIQAVRVSFSDMAPALARGDIDAYVGAEPAAGISLASGVGKIVEYPYSTPTGSLNMVLSTRRELIEKDPELIRTLLKVHRKASEFAMSNRDAFVEMAMQKLGQQKASIEQAAPNVELTWNIDDQFLKQAQYYGAQMLDKKQIRQLPDYKTFIDPSFIKAISAS; encoded by the coding sequence ATGCACAACAGCACCAGACGCCACTTCATCCGCCTTGCGGTGACCGCGACAGCACTTGCCGCCACCAGCCTGACAGCGCTTGCGGAGGATCGCGTCATCAAGGTCGGGACCTTGAAGCTGATCCACGGCATCACGCCGTACTTCTACGAGAAATTCGTGCCTGCGGGCGTCAAGGTGGTGGTGGTGCCGTTCGAGAGCCCGACCGATGGCAAGAACGCCGTGGTCACCGGCTCAGTCGATTTCGGCATCTTCGGCCTTGCGGCCGCGACCCTCGGCGGTGCCAACGGCGAACCCGTGGTGGTGGTCGGCGCGGCTTGCAATCGCGGCATGGCCGTGGTGGCCGGCAAAGACTCCGGCATCGCCAGCATCAAGGACCTGAAGGGCAAGAAGGTCGCGATCTGGCCGGGCTCCACCCAGGAGGTCGTCATCCTCGACCGGCTGGCCGCTGAGGGCATGTCGATCAAGGATATTCAGGCGGTCCGCGTCTCGTTCAGCGACATGGCCCCGGCGTTGGCGCGCGGCGACATCGACGCCTATGTGGGCGCCGAGCCGGCGGCGGGTATCAGCCTCGCCAGCGGCGTCGGCAAGATCGTCGAATATCCGTATTCGACGCCGACCGGTTCGCTGAACATGGTGCTGAGCACCCGGCGCGAGCTGATCGAGAAAGATCCCGAACTGATCCGCACGCTGCTGAAGGTGCATCGCAAGGCCAGCGAATTTGCGATGAGCAACCGCGATGCCTTCGTCGAGATGGCAATGCAGAAGCTCGGCCAGCAGAAGGCATCGATCGAGCAGGCGGCGCCGAACGTCGAGCTGACCTGGAACATCGACGATCAGTTTCTGAAGCAGGCGCAGTATTACGGCGCCCAGATGCTCGACAAGAAGCAGATCCGGCAATTGCCGGACTACAAGACTTTCATCGATCCAAGCTTCATCAAGGCGATCTCGGCGTCGTGA
- a CDS encoding ABC transporter permease: MSLESTVSPSAMSGPAITKAAATVRGSTRQFAKLTARLRTAALALIVPLGLLLVWDLMVRWTGTRLVPPPSGVATMMWDFAFGGIYDDAYSGSLPIHFWKSVQRVYGGFFLAALLGIPLGLMIGRIPLLRALLDPTLALLRPIPVTAWLPLSMIFFGLGPKSAVFLVFLGAFYPILLNTVFGVKSVDVRLFEAAGMLGCSGPQLFRSVVLPAALPSIFNGLRLGASFAWILIVVGEMTGVPEGLGAVIMDGRTLSRTDLVITGMIIIGITGFLSDRILVSLSNYFLRWSPQHHA, translated from the coding sequence ATGAGCTTGGAAAGTACAGTCTCCCCATCCGCCATGAGTGGCCCCGCAATCACCAAGGCTGCCGCGACCGTACGCGGCAGCACCAGACAGTTCGCCAAACTCACAGCCAGGCTCCGTACTGCCGCCCTCGCGCTCATCGTGCCGCTCGGTCTGCTGCTGGTATGGGACCTGATGGTGCGTTGGACTGGCACGCGGCTGGTTCCGCCGCCATCCGGCGTCGCCACGATGATGTGGGATTTCGCCTTCGGCGGAATCTATGACGACGCCTATAGCGGTAGCTTGCCGATCCATTTCTGGAAGTCGGTGCAGCGGGTGTATGGCGGCTTTTTCCTGGCGGCGCTGCTCGGCATTCCGCTCGGGCTGATGATCGGGCGGATTCCGCTGCTGCGCGCGCTGCTCGATCCGACGCTCGCGCTGCTGCGGCCGATCCCGGTCACCGCCTGGCTGCCGCTGTCGATGATTTTCTTCGGCCTTGGGCCGAAGTCGGCGGTGTTCCTGGTGTTTCTCGGCGCGTTCTATCCGATCCTTCTCAACACGGTGTTCGGGGTGAAATCGGTCGATGTCCGGCTGTTCGAGGCGGCCGGGATGCTCGGCTGCAGCGGTCCGCAACTGTTCAGATCCGTGGTGCTGCCGGCGGCGCTGCCGAGCATCTTCAACGGCCTGCGGCTCGGCGCGTCATTCGCCTGGATCTTGATCGTGGTTGGCGAGATGACCGGCGTGCCCGAAGGTCTCGGCGCGGTGATCATGGACGGACGCACGCTGTCGCGCACCGACCTCGTCATCACCGGAATGATCATCATCGGCATCACCGGATTCCTGTCGGATCGTATCCTGGTGTCCCTCAGCAACTACTTCCTGCGCTGGAGCCCGCAGCATCATGCTTGA
- a CDS encoding ABC transporter ATP-binding protein, whose product MLDQTTNRDAPPVILEVSGLNKIYQASNGPVEALRSVDLTVRKGEFICLLGASGCGKSTLLRIIAGFEQATQGSVGVYGCEVRGPGPDRGMVFQDYALFPWLTVRQNIGFGPSHRRVAPQEVDKLTDRFMAMVGLTAFADRYPHQLSGGMKQRVAIARVLANDADILLMDEPFGALDALTRAALQEELIDIWRTTKLTVIFVTHSVEEAVLLADRVVVMSSSPGRIDQDVEIELPRPRDVASVEFNRLRRSITQQLTSHVGAGRKVAATADS is encoded by the coding sequence ATGCTTGATCAAACGACCAATCGCGACGCGCCGCCGGTGATCCTGGAGGTGAGCGGGCTCAACAAGATCTATCAGGCGTCCAATGGCCCTGTCGAAGCGCTGCGCAGCGTCGATCTGACGGTGCGCAAGGGCGAGTTCATCTGCCTGCTCGGCGCCTCCGGCTGCGGCAAGTCGACTTTGCTGCGGATCATCGCGGGCTTCGAGCAGGCCACGCAGGGCTCTGTGGGCGTGTACGGCTGCGAGGTGAGGGGACCAGGTCCCGACCGCGGCATGGTGTTTCAGGACTACGCGCTGTTTCCCTGGCTGACCGTGCGGCAGAACATCGGCTTCGGCCCAAGCCATCGCCGCGTCGCGCCGCAGGAAGTCGACAAGCTTACCGATCGGTTCATGGCGATGGTCGGGCTGACGGCGTTCGCGGACCGCTACCCGCACCAGCTCTCCGGCGGCATGAAACAGCGCGTGGCGATCGCCCGCGTGCTCGCCAACGATGCCGACATCTTGTTGATGGACGAGCCGTTCGGCGCGCTCGACGCGCTGACCCGCGCCGCGCTGCAGGAAGAGCTGATCGACATCTGGCGCACCACCAAACTGACCGTGATCTTCGTCACCCATTCGGTCGAGGAAGCGGTGCTGCTGGCCGATCGCGTCGTGGTGATGAGTTCGTCGCCGGGCCGGATCGATCAAGACGTCGAGATCGAGCTGCCTCGGCCGCGCGACGTGGCGTCGGTCGAGTTCAACAGGCTTCGGCGCAGCATCACGCAGCAACTCACCAGCCATGTCGGCGCAGGCCGCAAGGTTGCAGCGACGGCGGATTCCTGA
- a CDS encoding alpha/beta hydrolase, whose product MDLSAPEASRAIYRGMDRAALDAAYNNSAAVVDSPQWLERWRERSAIRRSGPGVRLDIPYAERERTSLDYFASGETGAPLLVFLHGGYWQRNSKEMFSFVADGPNAHGIDVAVVGYTLAPAARLSDIVAEVDLALDVLAADTERFGFDRRRLVVSGWSAGGHLASVASAHSAVRGAVCISGIFDLEPIAICYLDDALRLDRQEIEILSPIRRTRLGTAPQSLMVGGDELPELQRQSLDYSNVAARAGLPITLSILPRHHHFSILDEWRADGALTAELLVLAGA is encoded by the coding sequence GTGGACCTGTCAGCCCCTGAAGCCTCGCGAGCGATCTATCGCGGGATGGATCGCGCGGCCCTCGATGCCGCCTACAACAACAGCGCGGCTGTGGTCGACAGTCCGCAATGGCTGGAGCGCTGGCGCGAGCGCAGCGCCATTCGACGCTCTGGTCCGGGCGTGCGGCTCGATATCCCGTATGCGGAGCGCGAGCGAACTTCGCTCGACTATTTTGCCTCGGGCGAAACGGGCGCGCCGCTGCTGGTGTTTCTGCACGGCGGCTATTGGCAGCGCAATTCGAAGGAGATGTTCTCCTTTGTTGCCGATGGCCCCAACGCGCACGGCATCGATGTCGCCGTGGTCGGTTACACGCTGGCCCCCGCGGCGCGGCTGTCGGACATCGTCGCCGAGGTCGATCTGGCCCTCGACGTACTGGCTGCCGACACCGAGCGCTTCGGCTTCGATCGGCGCAGGCTGGTGGTCAGCGGCTGGTCCGCGGGCGGGCATCTGGCGTCGGTGGCGAGCGCGCATTCCGCAGTCCGAGGCGCGGTGTGCATCAGCGGCATCTTCGATCTCGAGCCGATTGCGATCTGCTATCTCGACGACGCGCTACGCCTGGATCGGCAAGAGATCGAGATCCTGAGCCCGATCCGCCGCACCCGTCTTGGCACGGCGCCGCAATCGCTGATGGTTGGCGGCGACGAGTTGCCCGAACTGCAGCGCCAATCGCTGGACTATTCCAACGTCGCTGCGCGGGCAGGATTGCCCATCACTCTGAGCATCCTGCCGCGGCATCACCACTTCTCCATCCTGGATGAATGGAGGGCGGACGGCGCGCTGACCGCGGAGTTGTTGGTGCTGGCCGGGGCGTAG